A region of Toxorhynchites rutilus septentrionalis strain SRP chromosome 1, ASM2978413v1, whole genome shotgun sequence DNA encodes the following proteins:
- the LOC129764580 gene encoding uncharacterized protein LOC129764580, whose amino-acid sequence MPTNYKRKSNRQSWTTQQLEQAIKAVKSGSPVKTAARSYAIPRSTLIRHLTSPTVSTRLGPLDSVFNSQQEEELVQHLLDLEKRFYGITMTNVRKLAFDLAERNGLPHPFNKSTKMAGKAWLSNFLKRNPKLSFRKPEATSAARARGFNKPAVSAFYDLLEEALKDPKLTPDRVLNADETSVCTVSICFGIVVSLKISLILT is encoded by the coding sequence ATGCCTACAAATTACAAGCGCAAGAGTAACCGGCAGTCATGGACCACTCAGCAATTGGAACAAGCCATTAAGGCTGTAAAAAGTGGATCGCCGGTGAAGACAGCAGCAAGAAGTTACGCAATTCCAAGATCCACACTGATTCGCCACCTCACAAGTCCAACTGTATCAACTCGGCTAGGACCTCTTGATTCCGTATTCAATTCTCAACAAgaagaggaactggtacaacaTCTGTTGGATTTGGAAAAAAGGTTCTATGGAATAACGATGACTAATGTTCGAAAGCTTGCTTTTGATCTGGCCGAAAGAAATGGATTGCCACACCCGTTCAACAAGTCTACCAAGATGGCTGGAAAAGCTTGGCTAAGCAATTTTCTGAAACGAAATCCCAAATTGTCGTTCCGTAAACCTGAAGCTACCTCTGCCGCCCGAGCCAGAGGCTTCAATAAGCCAGCAGTATCTGCGTTTTACGATTTGCTGGAAGAAGCGCTGAAAGATCCCAAATTGACGCCAGATCGTGTTTTGAACGCCGATGAGACTAGTGTTTGTACCGTTAGTATTTGTTTTGGCATTGTAGTTAGTTTAAAAATCAGTTtaattttgacgtaa